AAAGTTTCATTACTCAAAAAAATTTTGACTTTAAACTTTGGCGCTACGATGATAATAAAGGGATTACCTTAATTCCTCCAAAAAGCATGGGTCTTGGTGGATACCGAAGTACTTCAGGAATTCCTAGGCGGTAATCGCGGTTCTTGACAATGATGAATTGATGAACCGTGTCATCATCAGTGTCTCCGAGAAACCTCGCCCTTTAGGGCGAAGAGGAAAGGAGACGGTTTTCGTAGTCATAACCGTCACTCTTTTGAATAAGTTTACAATACTGATAACCAATACCCTGTATTACTCCATTAGCGGTTTGAATATTAAAACTATCCGTTGCACGTACCGCCACACGGCCTATATAAATACCGATTTTCTTCCCGTTCTCGACAACTGCTTTAACCATATCGCCGGTTTGAAAACCTTTAATCAGCTTGTTTCGGGTAAGATATCCACGCGGGAACCCATATTTATTCAACCGAATGCGTTGATAACAGCCCCGTTCCGTTGCTTTAATGAATAAAATCGATTTTCGCTAATTCTTAATGGCATTTAATTCTCCAACACATACCGCGTCCAATGCGTGGGCTTTAGGTATTTCCAACCTAGTCCGCAGTTTTAGTAGCTTCCTCGCCCGTTTTTCGCTGCACGGCATCAAAGGTTTTTTCGTTTATCAAGAACAAAGATAGCCATTTTACTTTTCAAAAAATGCGTTTACGCGCCTAGTGACGGAAGTCTTTCGGCTTCGCTCCCCTCGCCAATGTTGCAACAACGCAGCTTCAGTTTTTTAAAATTTTGCAGCGGACCGTTTCGTAGTTACCCGTACCATATCTGCATTCGCCGCTTTCAATGCTTGGAGTTGAAGAAGTGCCCCAAGGTGGGTTCCTGCGAC
The window above is part of the Gammaproteobacteria bacterium genome. Proteins encoded here:
- a CDS encoding hypothetical protein (Evidence 5 : Unknown function) → MAFNSPTHTASNAWALGISNLVRSFSSFLARFSLHGIKGFFVYQEQR
- a CDS encoding hypothetical protein (Evidence 5 : Unknown function), producing the protein MVKAVVENGKKIGIYIGRVAVRATDSFNIQTANGVIQGIGYQYCKLIQKSDGYDYENRLLSSSP